A single window of Nicotiana sylvestris chromosome 5, ASM39365v2, whole genome shotgun sequence DNA harbors:
- the LOC104228292 gene encoding uncharacterized protein, which translates to MRNIKARFLKPIRSDPRQRDLCLWCEYRGTHCHRTGDSRHLHEEVTTLLKNGHLREFLSNRAKNNQSRDNAERSKVVEGCHMLTINTIFRENEVYVVTFLASKKMKISVTYNKRLWEVVEDDITFTEEDTVRLLPHNDALIISLSVLDFKIKSVLADPGSSANIIQLRVLEQAKLIGNIIPMTKLLDGFSLTSVTTREEILLPTNAERLIKTTLFEVVDGDMGYDIILGRLWMHLMKVVLSTYHQLLSLPNVGRS; encoded by the coding sequence ATCAAAGCACGGTTCCTAAAGCCAATCCGATCTGATCCTAGACAGAGGGATCTCTGTTTATGGTGTGAATACCGTGGGACTCACTGCCATAGAACTGGGGACTCCCGACATCTTCATGAAGAAGTGACAACATTGTTGAAGAATGGTCATCTGAGGGAGTTTTTAAGTAACCGAGCCAAGAACAATCAAAGCCGGGACAATGCAGAGCGTTCGAAGGTAGTAGAAGGATGCCATATGCTGACTATCAACACGATTTTCAGAGAAAATGAAGTCTACGTTGTAACTTTTTTAGcatcaaagaaaatgaagatatCAGTGACTTACAACAAGAGACTTTGGGAGGTCGTAGAAGATGACATCACTTTCACGGAGGAAGACACTGTTAGACTCCTACCACACAACGACGCTTTGATAATCTCTCTCAGTGTTTTAGATTTCAAAATTAAAAGTGTTTTGGCTGACCCCGGAAGTTCAGCCAACATAATACAATTGAGAGTTTTGGAGCAAGCAAAACTGATCGGAAACATCATTCCGATGACAAAACTCTTAGATGGATTCAGCTTGACAAGTGTGACAACCCGAGAAGAGATTTTGCTGCCCACAAACGCCGAAAGATTGATCAAAACCACTCTATTCGAAGTGGTAGATGGCGATATGGGTTACGATATAATCCTCGGAAGGCTGTGGATGCACTTGATGAAGGTTGTGCTCTCAACATATCACCAGTTGTTATCGCTACCCAATGTCGGAAGGAGTTAA